A window of the Teredinibacter franksiae genome harbors these coding sequences:
- a CDS encoding BlaI/MecI/CopY family transcriptional regulator, which translates to MPPLSHTNLSRRERQIMDVLYESAEASAHDVQDKIPDAPGYSAVRALIARLVEKGLVSFRQEGAKYIYFPTVAQSKASLSAIERIVKTFFKGSRAKAMNALLDLDGDDLSAREIEELERNIARIKSLKKGEGK; encoded by the coding sequence ATGCCACCGCTTTCACATACTAACCTCAGTCGACGTGAACGGCAGATAATGGATGTGCTGTACGAATCTGCAGAGGCTTCCGCTCACGATGTTCAAGACAAAATACCTGATGCTCCAGGCTATTCCGCTGTGAGAGCGCTAATCGCCCGCTTGGTAGAGAAAGGGCTAGTGAGCTTTCGCCAGGAAGGCGCTAAGTATATTTATTTCCCTACAGTAGCCCAGAGCAAGGCGAGTTTGTCGGCTATTGAGCGCATTGTGAAAACTTTCTTTAAAGGCTCGCGGGCGAAGGCAATGAATGCCTTATTGGATTTGGATGGTGACGATTTATCTGCGCGTGAGATCGAAGAATTGGAGCGTAATATTGCGCGGATTAAATCTTTGAAAAAAGGCGAGGGTAAATAA
- a CDS encoding DUF805 domain-containing protein, which translates to MTEHNPYSAPNAAPELGEESYQPKIFSFGGRIGRLRYLTYSMIYNVVLYFVVGIAAAVFLPMLSEGNMVLGIALVLFYIAALAMFVVLASRRLHDLDKSAWLLLLFIVPLANLILALYMIFASGTEGSNKFGLAPVKNHPALWLGLLGPFVFMGILAAVAVPAYQDYVERAKAAQMP; encoded by the coding sequence ATGACAGAACACAACCCCTATTCAGCCCCGAATGCAGCACCAGAGTTAGGAGAGGAAAGCTACCAACCAAAAATTTTTAGTTTTGGAGGACGGATAGGCCGCTTGAGATACCTTACCTATTCCATGATTTACAACGTAGTGTTGTATTTTGTGGTGGGAATTGCAGCTGCTGTATTCCTTCCTATGCTTTCTGAGGGCAATATGGTTTTAGGTATTGCGCTAGTGTTATTTTATATTGCCGCTCTTGCGATGTTTGTTGTTCTGGCAAGCCGACGGTTGCACGATTTGGATAAATCGGCATGGTTGTTGTTGCTTTTTATTGTGCCACTGGCCAATTTAATTCTGGCTTTGTATATGATTTTTGCATCGGGTACGGAAGGATCGAATAAATTTGGTTTGGCACCAGTAAAAAACCATCCGGCCCTGTGGTTGGGTTTGCTCGGACCATTTGTCTTTATGGGCATTCTGGCTGCAGTCGCTGTGCCTGCCTACCAAGACTATGTTGAGCGCGCAAAAGCGGCGCAAATGCCTTAA
- a CDS encoding OmpA family protein, translated as MNRLYLVCLFGLLYGCTSIDPYTGEQKASNTAKGAGIGAVAGAVLGAATADKDDRDKAILTGAVAGAAVGGGIGYYMDRQEAKLRQELQGSGVQVRREGNTIHLVMPGNITFATSRYEIKSRFYPVLDSVSKVLVEFKKTAIMVSGHTDSTGSLETNQTLSEQRASSVRQYLIQRQIASGRIHAVGYGPRYPMDTNSTAAGREQNRRVELKLEALE; from the coding sequence ATGAACCGGTTGTATCTCGTTTGTCTGTTTGGCTTACTTTATGGTTGTACCAGTATTGACCCTTACACAGGTGAACAAAAGGCCAGTAATACGGCGAAAGGGGCGGGTATTGGCGCGGTTGCTGGTGCTGTTCTTGGTGCGGCCACTGCCGACAAAGACGATCGTGATAAGGCGATTTTAACCGGTGCTGTGGCGGGTGCGGCTGTGGGCGGCGGTATTGGCTACTATATGGACCGCCAAGAGGCGAAGCTTCGCCAAGAGCTGCAGGGCTCTGGTGTGCAGGTACGCCGTGAAGGCAATACAATTCACCTCGTCATGCCGGGTAATATTACCTTTGCCACTTCTCGATATGAGATTAAATCCCGGTTTTATCCGGTTTTGGATTCCGTAAGCAAGGTGCTTGTTGAGTTCAAAAAAACGGCCATTATGGTGTCTGGCCATACCGATTCCACCGGTTCTTTGGAGACGAACCAAACCTTGAGTGAGCAGCGTGCAAGCAGTGTTCGTCAATATTTAATCCAGCGCCAAATAGCCTCCGGTCGAATACATGCTGTTGGCTACGGCCCACGCTATCCCATGGATACCAACTCTACCGCTGCTGGGCGTGAGCAGAATCGACGAGTGGAGCTAAAGCTGGAAGCGCTTGAGTAA
- a CDS encoding leucine-rich repeat domain-containing protein, with amino-acid sequence MTTSSPYLRFKSPFFTSLKCIALIAITSCSQYEVTLNEKTMYDPTEFRRSVNLADKALDNCVKSALREGRVSRATQLRQLQCGPGQIQSLAGLEIFSELESLGLSQNQITDLAPLIQLPQLRQLNLAANNIIDASHLKKLKHLSYLNLEANLNLSCNSLNWSNANTKLELHSPKHCKLDE; translated from the coding sequence ATGACAACATCATCCCCTTATCTGCGCTTTAAGTCGCCATTCTTTACGTCATTGAAATGCATTGCGCTTATCGCCATCACCAGCTGCAGTCAGTACGAAGTCACTTTGAACGAAAAGACGATGTATGACCCGACAGAGTTCAGGCGCTCTGTAAATTTGGCCGACAAAGCATTGGATAACTGTGTAAAAAGTGCTCTACGGGAAGGCCGTGTCAGTCGCGCAACACAACTACGCCAGCTGCAGTGTGGTCCCGGTCAGATTCAATCACTTGCCGGCCTAGAAATTTTTAGCGAACTCGAAAGCCTAGGCCTAAGCCAAAATCAAATTACAGATTTGGCCCCCCTCATCCAACTGCCCCAATTGCGCCAACTGAACCTCGCTGCAAACAACATTATCGACGCCAGTCACCTGAAAAAGCTCAAACACCTTAGCTATTTAAATCTAGAGGCAAATCTGAATCTCAGTTGCAACAGCCTAAATTGGAGCAACGCCAACACCAAACTAGAGCTCCATAGCCCAAAGCACTGCAAACTCGATGAGTAA
- a CDS encoding PilZ domain-containing protein produces MDERRQYERKATSIRVEIIHPAFGTIIGFARDISDGGAQVSIENNPPPPVGTIVAVKFRKAIGPINEEPVSMRVMHSNRNTVGLMFTG; encoded by the coding sequence GTGGACGAAAGACGACAATATGAGCGCAAAGCAACGTCTATTCGTGTTGAAATTATCCACCCCGCCTTTGGCACAATTATTGGTTTCGCGCGTGATATTTCAGATGGTGGAGCGCAGGTGAGCATTGAGAACAATCCACCACCGCCTGTGGGCACTATAGTCGCGGTTAAATTCCGTAAAGCCATTGGCCCCATCAACGAAGAGCCGGTGTCCATGAGGGTGATGCACTCCAATCGAAATACCGTTGGGTTGATGTTTACGGGCTAA
- a CDS encoding MBL fold metallo-hydrolase, which produces MALQFATVGSGSKGNACLVKSRESLILVDCGFAVRELGRRLEILDVSLEDISAVLVTHEHSDHCKGVGALARQLKLPVYMTPGTQLGRDFGRIPNMNLIVGYSQFTVGDITVSPVAVPHDAREPAQFIFESGGRKLGVLTDLGSITPHILAAYSHCDGLLLEANHDSQLLAQGPYPWSLKQRVAGDWGHLNNSQAVEFLEMASMPTLSTLVVGHISEKNNCLSVVREAFASTSFQKNIHFAAQGHPSEWFELGV; this is translated from the coding sequence TTGGCTTTGCAGTTTGCAACGGTAGGCAGTGGCAGCAAGGGCAACGCCTGCCTGGTGAAAAGCCGTGAGAGCCTGATTTTAGTTGATTGCGGCTTCGCGGTTCGGGAGCTTGGCCGTCGGCTTGAGATCCTTGACGTATCTCTAGAGGACATTAGTGCCGTTCTCGTTACCCACGAACATTCAGATCATTGCAAGGGCGTTGGTGCTCTAGCTCGTCAGCTGAAGCTGCCGGTCTATATGACGCCTGGCACTCAGCTAGGTAGGGATTTCGGGCGTATTCCCAATATGAACCTCATTGTTGGCTACAGCCAGTTTACCGTGGGCGATATCACTGTATCTCCTGTAGCTGTGCCCCATGATGCTCGAGAGCCGGCACAATTTATATTTGAGTCTGGGGGCAGAAAGCTCGGCGTACTAACCGACCTAGGCAGTATTACGCCGCATATTCTGGCAGCCTATAGTCATTGCGACGGATTGTTGCTGGAGGCAAACCACGACTCTCAGTTGTTGGCGCAGGGACCCTACCCTTGGTCACTAAAGCAGCGAGTGGCCGGAGACTGGGGGCACTTGAATAATTCCCAGGCGGTAGAGTTTCTGGAAATGGCGAGTATGCCCACGCTGTCTACTTTGGTGGTTGGCCATATCAGCGAAAAAAATAACTGCCTTTCGGTTGTTCGAGAAGCCTTTGCGAGTACCTCTTTCCAGAAAAATATTCATTTTGCGGCTCAAGGTCATCCCTCCGAATGGTTTGAGCTTGGCGTATAA
- the bamC gene encoding outer membrane protein assembly factor BamC, with protein MMFNSMCRTSLIFKIFLLVSLVWLTGCSAFFGKHGVFRSRGNDYLAASAIEPLQLPAEIESVPTQQMYRIPSVHSLDEFGDPVNLREYKVPRPLPMGDKGDVGVKIQKLSGSRWIYLNASTAQVWPRTQYFLSQFDLAVAASNASAGLIETDWLQFKDDTETGVRFQIKLSKGMHPETTEIHVLQMQRSQASLRAGEVNVAWPQVSDDPKREAWLLEELANTLAETVDNNAASLLGQNVGGDLKAGFVRFEDEPTLQIRLTQERAWATVAHSANKEGFKTWEADAKRGVIYLGYAPYDEDGPGFFSSLSFWSSDEELPEQAAHSMQEVLSNLSASATVKSRFSEIEGAAFSDSKLEDPQSYLLVLYRHQSETMVNIRNAHGERLPDDIAKDFLRLLRKNLI; from the coding sequence ATGATGTTTAATTCGATGTGCCGTACTTCTCTAATATTTAAAATTTTTCTACTTGTCTCGCTCGTCTGGCTAACAGGGTGTAGTGCCTTCTTTGGTAAACACGGTGTTTTTCGCAGTCGCGGCAACGATTATCTTGCAGCTTCAGCCATTGAGCCGTTGCAACTGCCAGCTGAGATTGAGAGCGTGCCAACTCAGCAGATGTATCGCATACCTAGTGTGCACTCGTTGGACGAGTTTGGCGACCCGGTTAATCTTCGAGAATACAAAGTGCCGCGCCCCTTACCGATGGGTGATAAAGGTGACGTCGGTGTAAAAATTCAAAAGCTTAGCGGTAGTCGCTGGATATACCTTAACGCCTCTACGGCCCAAGTATGGCCACGTACCCAGTACTTTCTTTCCCAGTTCGATCTGGCCGTGGCGGCTAGCAATGCTTCGGCAGGGCTGATTGAAACTGACTGGTTACAATTTAAAGACGACACAGAGACCGGTGTGCGTTTTCAGATTAAATTGTCTAAAGGCATGCACCCAGAAACCACCGAAATTCATGTGTTGCAGATGCAGCGCAGTCAGGCGTCTTTGCGCGCAGGAGAAGTGAATGTCGCCTGGCCGCAGGTCTCTGATGACCCGAAGCGCGAGGCTTGGTTACTGGAAGAGTTAGCGAACACACTAGCGGAGACCGTCGACAATAACGCGGCGTCGTTGCTAGGGCAGAATGTAGGCGGCGATCTAAAAGCCGGTTTTGTTCGCTTTGAAGATGAACCCACGCTACAGATCCGGTTAACGCAGGAGCGCGCCTGGGCAACGGTGGCTCATTCGGCCAATAAAGAAGGCTTTAAAACTTGGGAGGCCGATGCTAAGCGGGGCGTTATATACTTAGGTTATGCGCCTTACGATGAAGACGGTCCGGGTTTCTTTAGTAGCCTCAGCTTCTGGAGTTCTGATGAAGAGCTGCCCGAACAAGCTGCCCACTCTATGCAGGAAGTACTGTCCAACTTAAGTGCGAGCGCAACGGTTAAATCGCGTTTTTCCGAGATAGAAGGCGCAGCGTTTTCTGACTCCAAGCTAGAAGACCCACAAAGCTATTTGTTGGTTCTTTATCGACACCAGTCTGAAACGATGGTGAATATCCGTAATGCTCACGGCGAACGTCTGCCAGACGATATTGCTAAAGACTTTCTTCGGTTGTTAAGAAAGAACTTGATTTAA
- the dapA gene encoding 4-hydroxy-tetrahydrodipicolinate synthase produces MFKGSMVALVTPMKADNSLDWDALHKLVEWHIEQGTHGIVAVGTTGESATLNMAEHAEVIRKVVDQVNGRIPVVAGTGANSTSEALELTAAAKDACADACLLVTPYYNKPPQEGLYQHFKVIAESVAIPQLLYNVPGRTAVDMQADTVGRLAELPNIIGIKEATGSMERLQAIQAVTPDEFILLSGDDGTALEFMRLGGHGEISVTANVAPALTAKLCELALAGDVEEAQIIDERLMPLHNTLFLEANPIPVKWALHRMGLIGDAIRLPLTPLAAEYRPALEAAIESAGISLSK; encoded by the coding sequence ATGTTTAAAGGCAGCATGGTCGCGCTAGTGACCCCGATGAAAGCGGATAATTCGCTCGATTGGGATGCCCTGCATAAGCTCGTGGAGTGGCATATTGAGCAGGGTACTCACGGCATTGTGGCGGTGGGCACTACCGGTGAGAGCGCTACCCTAAATATGGCCGAGCATGCGGAGGTTATCCGCAAAGTTGTAGATCAAGTCAATGGCCGTATTCCTGTTGTGGCAGGCACGGGGGCAAATTCTACTTCTGAAGCGCTGGAACTTACCGCCGCAGCCAAAGACGCCTGCGCTGACGCTTGTCTATTAGTAACGCCCTACTACAATAAGCCTCCCCAGGAAGGCCTTTACCAGCATTTTAAAGTTATTGCCGAAAGTGTTGCGATTCCCCAGTTGCTATACAACGTGCCGGGGCGCACAGCTGTGGATATGCAAGCCGATACGGTTGGTCGGTTAGCGGAGCTGCCCAATATTATTGGCATAAAAGAAGCCACAGGCAGCATGGAGCGTTTACAGGCTATTCAGGCGGTAACGCCAGATGAGTTTATTCTACTGTCGGGCGATGATGGCACCGCACTTGAATTTATGCGCCTTGGTGGGCACGGTGAAATATCGGTAACCGCCAACGTGGCGCCGGCTCTAACCGCAAAGTTGTGTGAACTGGCGCTGGCGGGAGATGTCGAAGAAGCTCAAATCATTGATGAACGCCTAATGCCTTTGCACAACACGCTATTTTTGGAAGCTAACCCTATTCCGGTTAAGTGGGCGCTGCACCGCATGGGGCTAATCGGCGATGCTATACGCTTGCCGTTGACGCCTTTGGCAGCAGAATACAGGCCCGCACTGGAGGCAGCCATTGAGTCTGCCGGTATCAGTCTTTCAAAATAA
- a CDS encoding NADP(H)-dependent aldo-keto reductase, whose translation MKYRSLGNINVSLICLGSMTWGEQNSEQDAFAQMDMAADYGVNFIDTAEMYAIPPRPETYGLSEKIIGNWLLSRGNREKTVLATKVVGRGDHNSGVGHIRGGPRLSRQHIVEAAESSLKRLKTDYIDLYQVHWPERQTNFFGELGYKHGGDDGYSIEETLAALEQLVEQGKVRQVGISNETPWGIHQYLRVAEQKGWPKIVSIQNPYNLLNRTFEVASAEFAMREGVQLLAYSPLAFGVLTGKYLGGKKPEGARLTLFERFTRYGQVNTEAAVQAYVDLAKEQGITPAQLAIAFVNGREFVAANIIGATSLEQLKTNLEAAELVLTEDVLSSIEIIHQRYPNPAP comes from the coding sequence TTGAAGTATCGATCGCTGGGTAATATTAATGTTAGCTTGATTTGCTTGGGTTCCATGACTTGGGGGGAGCAAAATAGCGAGCAGGACGCCTTCGCCCAAATGGACATGGCCGCTGATTATGGTGTGAATTTTATAGACACGGCGGAGATGTATGCCATACCTCCGCGCCCGGAAACCTATGGTTTATCCGAGAAAATCATCGGTAACTGGTTGCTTAGCCGCGGCAATCGCGAAAAGACTGTATTGGCCACAAAAGTGGTGGGGCGCGGTGATCACAATTCCGGTGTTGGTCATATTCGCGGTGGCCCGCGGCTTTCTCGGCAGCACATAGTAGAAGCGGCCGAAAGCTCGTTAAAGCGTTTAAAAACAGACTATATAGACCTCTATCAAGTGCACTGGCCAGAGAGACAGACCAATTTTTTTGGCGAGCTTGGTTATAAACATGGTGGCGACGACGGTTACAGCATAGAAGAAACTTTGGCGGCGCTCGAACAGTTGGTTGAGCAGGGTAAAGTGCGGCAGGTGGGTATTTCCAATGAAACGCCTTGGGGGATTCATCAGTATCTTCGTGTTGCCGAGCAAAAAGGCTGGCCGAAAATTGTCAGTATTCAAAACCCCTACAATTTACTGAATCGTACATTTGAAGTGGCCTCCGCTGAATTTGCCATGCGCGAGGGCGTGCAATTGCTGGCTTATTCACCTTTGGCGTTCGGCGTGCTTACCGGTAAGTACCTAGGAGGCAAAAAGCCCGAGGGTGCCCGGCTTACGTTATTTGAGCGTTTTACGCGATACGGGCAAGTGAATACCGAAGCGGCTGTTCAGGCGTATGTGGATCTCGCCAAAGAACAGGGCATTACCCCTGCTCAGCTGGCGATTGCTTTTGTGAACGGCCGGGAGTTTGTAGCGGCCAATATTATTGGAGCAACAAGCCTCGAGCAATTAAAAACCAATTTGGAGGCTGCTGAGTTGGTGCTTACTGAAGATGTGCTTTCATCTATAGAGATAATTCATCAGCGATACCCTAATCCGGCACCCTGA
- the fabV gene encoding enoyl-ACP reductase FabV, whose amino-acid sequence MIIKPKVRGFICTNAHPKGCAASVSHQIDYIKAQPSIENGPKSVLVIGASTGYGLASRISAAFGCGAKTLGLFFEKIGTERKSGTAGYYNSAAFHAAAEEAGLWAKSINGDAFSHEIKAKAIDVIKAEMGKVDLVVYSLASPRRKDPDSGEVYSSVLKPVGKTYTSKGLNTDTLKISETTIEPANEDEIAQTVKVMGGEDWELWMKALSDADVLADGAKTVAYTYLGEKLTWPIYGHATIGRAKEDLDRAATAITASLSGIGGSANVAVLKAVVTQASSAIPIMPLYLSILFKVMKEQGSHEGCIEQLHRLFAECLYTDSPRLDEGNRFRVDELELALAVQAKVEEIWSAVTEENLMDLTDFKGYQTEFLNLFGFSIEGVDYEADVSNEAALELVE is encoded by the coding sequence ATGATTATCAAGCCAAAAGTTCGTGGTTTTATCTGCACTAATGCCCACCCAAAGGGCTGTGCTGCCAGCGTTTCGCATCAAATCGATTATATTAAGGCTCAGCCTTCGATCGAGAACGGCCCAAAAAGTGTTCTGGTGATTGGTGCTTCTACGGGCTACGGTTTGGCATCACGTATTTCGGCTGCTTTTGGCTGTGGTGCAAAAACGTTGGGTTTATTTTTCGAGAAAATAGGCACCGAGCGAAAGTCTGGTACAGCGGGTTATTACAATTCGGCTGCATTTCACGCGGCCGCTGAAGAGGCTGGCTTGTGGGCAAAAAGCATTAATGGCGATGCGTTCTCCCATGAAATTAAAGCCAAAGCGATTGATGTTATTAAAGCTGAAATGGGCAAAGTTGATTTGGTTGTCTACAGCCTTGCATCACCGCGACGTAAGGATCCCGATTCAGGTGAAGTGTATTCCTCTGTGCTCAAGCCTGTTGGAAAAACCTATACCTCTAAAGGCTTAAATACCGACACCCTGAAAATCTCTGAAACCACTATCGAGCCTGCCAATGAAGACGAAATAGCTCAAACCGTTAAGGTAATGGGCGGGGAAGACTGGGAGCTGTGGATGAAAGCGCTTAGCGATGCCGACGTTCTGGCCGATGGAGCGAAAACGGTTGCTTATACCTACCTTGGTGAAAAGCTCACCTGGCCGATTTATGGCCACGCAACCATTGGTAGAGCCAAAGAGGATTTGGATCGCGCCGCTACCGCCATTACTGCATCTCTTTCGGGAATCGGCGGCAGTGCTAATGTAGCGGTGCTGAAAGCGGTAGTAACGCAAGCTAGCTCCGCCATTCCTATCATGCCGCTGTACCTTTCTATTTTGTTTAAGGTGATGAAGGAGCAGGGCAGCCATGAAGGTTGTATAGAGCAGCTGCATCGCCTGTTCGCTGAGTGTTTATACACCGATAGCCCGCGTTTGGATGAGGGTAACCGCTTCCGTGTAGATGAGCTGGAGTTGGCTCTCGCTGTTCAGGCTAAGGTTGAAGAGATTTGGTCCGCGGTAACGGAAGAAAACCTTATGGATTTGACCGACTTTAAAGGCTACCAGACAGAATTTTTAAACCTCTTTGGTTTTTCTATTGAGGGTGTGGACTACGAAGCCGATGTCAGTAATGAGGCGGCACTTGAGTTGGTGGAGTAA
- the miaE gene encoding tRNA-(ms[2]io[6]A)-hydroxylase, which translates to MCKLRYKTPQAWTDTVLANLDAFLIDHAAAEKKASGMAISMLSHYPDKPDIVEAMIDLSIEEMMHFREVVKIMSKRGLQLGVDTRDPYVNNLRKLTRKGSDVYLLDRLLLGSVIEARGCERFGLIAEALPPGELKAFYIAITESEARHEDLFEKLALNYFEQSVVEDRLNEILEAEADIVADLPIIAALH; encoded by the coding sequence ATGTGCAAATTACGCTACAAAACTCCCCAGGCGTGGACAGATACTGTTCTCGCCAATCTTGATGCTTTTTTGATCGATCATGCCGCAGCCGAAAAAAAGGCTTCGGGTATGGCCATATCCATGTTGTCGCACTACCCCGACAAACCCGACATTGTTGAAGCCATGATCGACTTAAGCATCGAAGAAATGATGCACTTTCGTGAAGTCGTAAAAATTATGAGCAAACGCGGCCTGCAATTAGGTGTCGACACCCGCGACCCTTACGTCAACAACCTGCGTAAACTCACGCGCAAGGGCAGCGATGTGTACCTGCTCGACCGTTTGCTACTAGGCAGTGTTATCGAAGCTCGAGGTTGTGAAAGATTTGGCTTGATCGCCGAGGCATTACCGCCCGGCGAATTAAAAGCGTTTTATATCGCTATTACTGAATCCGAAGCTCGTCACGAAGACCTATTCGAAAAACTGGCGTTAAACTATTTTGAACAATCCGTAGTTGAAGATCGACTGAATGAAATACTCGAAGCAGAAGCCGATATTGTCGCCGACCTACCCATCATTGCCGCACTGCACTAG
- a CDS encoding sulfite exporter TauE/SafE family protein: MTDLAEQSMLLVVALISNLVSAMAGGGAGLLQLPALIFLGLPFSMALATHKIATVALGAGATLKHAQQRNTHLAFALLMLTAGIPGVIIGANVILSIPEHIAKASLGMLTIALGVYSYFKKQLGKTQNTKNRTLGGYIGGAFGLFILGFFNGSLTSGTGLFVTMWLVTWFGFDYKRATAYTMILVGLFWNGTGALTLALLTTVKWEWLPMLLLGSLIGGYSGAHIAVKYGNPLIKRVFEVVTILVGLSLIISTLP; encoded by the coding sequence ATGACGGACCTAGCCGAGCAGTCAATGCTACTGGTGGTAGCCCTTATTTCAAACTTAGTGTCGGCAATGGCTGGCGGTGGTGCCGGTTTACTGCAATTGCCTGCACTGATATTCCTTGGCCTACCATTTTCTATGGCCTTGGCAACACACAAAATTGCAACCGTTGCTCTTGGTGCTGGCGCAACACTTAAGCATGCGCAACAACGAAACACCCACTTAGCCTTTGCATTGCTCATGCTAACGGCCGGAATCCCTGGCGTGATCATAGGCGCGAATGTCATTCTGAGTATTCCTGAGCACATCGCTAAAGCATCCCTTGGCATGCTCACCATTGCCCTGGGCGTATACTCCTATTTCAAAAAGCAATTGGGTAAAACCCAAAACACTAAAAACCGCACCCTAGGCGGGTATATTGGCGGCGCATTCGGTCTATTTATTCTCGGTTTTTTCAACGGATCGCTAACCTCTGGCACCGGACTTTTTGTCACCATGTGGTTAGTTACATGGTTTGGCTTTGACTACAAGCGAGCAACCGCCTATACCATGATTTTAGTAGGCTTATTCTGGAACGGTACCGGCGCCCTTACTCTAGCGCTGTTAACCACGGTAAAATGGGAGTGGCTACCGATGCTGCTGCTCGGTTCTCTAATTGGGGGTTACAGCGGCGCCCATATTGCGGTTAAATACGGCAACCCGCTCATTAAACGCGTATTCGAAGTGGTCACCATACTGGTGGGCCTTTCACTGATTATCAGCACATTACCATGA
- a CDS encoding CPBP family intramembrane glutamic endopeptidase has translation MKKLFALDPRNIFVALDEIDQQAPSYTLNRHDSLRRIFWTLACVCVCLLLIHYLKYFSAFSATLEMLSKWQGKQSNYWEIQLRHHEFIHLAAYGWWTLWHIIGYVVIPFFIIRYALKTSFTDMGWRFNDTRKHWKGYLLLLTPILFFIFLVSFREDFINHYPFYKKAGRSWFDFITWEILYLTQFICLEFFFRGFIINALRPAMGANAVWMMCVPYLMIHFPKLWMEATGAILFGLFLGILALRSRSIWGGFFVHAGVAVGMDVASLLRQGTIPTHLWP, from the coding sequence ATGAAAAAACTTTTTGCTTTAGACCCCCGTAATATTTTTGTAGCACTGGACGAAATAGACCAGCAGGCGCCCTCCTATACGCTCAACCGACACGATAGCCTGCGACGAATCTTCTGGACACTCGCCTGCGTATGCGTTTGCCTGCTGCTCATCCACTATTTGAAGTACTTCTCTGCTTTCTCGGCCACCTTAGAAATGCTCTCTAAATGGCAAGGTAAGCAAAGTAACTACTGGGAAATCCAATTAAGGCACCATGAATTCATCCACTTAGCGGCCTACGGTTGGTGGACGCTATGGCATATAATCGGTTATGTCGTAATCCCGTTCTTTATTATTCGCTATGCATTAAAAACCAGCTTTACGGATATGGGTTGGCGATTTAACGATACCCGCAAACACTGGAAGGGCTATTTATTACTGCTTACGCCCATTTTGTTTTTTATATTTCTCGTAAGTTTTCGCGAAGACTTTATTAACCACTATCCCTTTTACAAAAAAGCAGGCAGAAGCTGGTTTGATTTCATAACTTGGGAAATACTTTACCTAACGCAATTTATTTGTCTGGAATTCTTCTTTCGAGGTTTTATCATCAATGCCTTAAGGCCCGCCATGGGCGCCAATGCCGTATGGATGATGTGTGTACCCTACTTAATGATCCACTTCCCCAAACTCTGGATGGAAGCCACTGGCGCAATTTTGTTTGGGTTGTTTTTAGGCATACTCGCCCTACGCTCACGCTCCATTTGGGGTGGTTTTTTTGTACACGCAGGTGTGGCAGTAGGGATGGATGTGGCATCGCTATTACGGCAGGGCACCATCCCCACACATCTATGGCCATAA
- a CDS encoding DUF2058 domain-containing protein, whose product MSNLQDQLLKAGLVDSKKAKQVKKQKAKQKKVERKSSQPVIDETKEASKRAMAEKAERDRQLNAQRNAEAEKKAILAQIRQLVTINAISRDGDIAYNFKDGTTIKKILVSAKQQGELSRGQLAVAKLGENYSLIPAAVAAKIEQRSTETIIALADKAHNVEDDDPYADYQIPDDLMW is encoded by the coding sequence ATGAGCAACCTACAAGACCAACTGTTAAAAGCCGGTTTGGTAGATTCCAAAAAAGCTAAGCAGGTTAAAAAACAAAAAGCCAAACAAAAAAAGGTTGAGCGAAAATCATCTCAACCCGTTATCGACGAAACCAAAGAAGCCTCAAAGCGCGCTATGGCCGAAAAAGCCGAACGCGACCGCCAGTTAAATGCGCAGCGAAATGCCGAAGCCGAGAAGAAAGCCATACTCGCGCAGATCCGCCAGCTGGTCACCATTAACGCCATCTCCCGTGATGGTGACATCGCCTATAACTTTAAAGACGGCACCACCATCAAAAAGATTCTAGTCTCCGCTAAGCAACAAGGTGAGCTGTCAAGAGGGCAACTAGCCGTAGCCAAACTGGGCGAAAACTACTCTTTAATCCCCGCAGCTGTTGCGGCCAAAATAGAACAGCGCAGTACGGAAACCATTATCGCCCTAGCCGACAAAGCACACAATGTGGAAGACGATGATCCCTACGCAGATTATCAAATTCCAGATGATTTAATGTGGTAA